From Saccharibacillus brassicae:
ACTTGAACCGGCTCGACGGGTTGACCGCAAGCGCCCTGGGTATCGCGCTCGGAACGGCGAGTCTGGCGGCTTTTATGTGCTCGCCGTTGATCGATCACTATTTGCGCTACCGGCAGCATTGACAAGAAGGCGCGGCGGAGATAGAGTAGACACGTAACCTGACCCGCCGCCTTCGGGCGTCAATCGAATAGCATGATCCACTGGGGGAGCCGCTGCGCGGCTGAGACAAGAACAGCTCTTGGACCCTTTGAACCTGATCCGGCTCGTACCGGCGTAGGGAAGTGGAGCCGGACCCCTGTTTCGGACAACGACAAGTTTGTACTTTTGATGCATAAACGGGAGCCGCTCCATTTCGGAGCGGCTTTTTTTGCGCTTTCATTCGGGGGAACTCCGCGGTGGACCTTGCTTTTCGCGCGGGAATCCCCTTATTGGAGGTCGATGATTCATGTCTTTTACCGAACAGCTTCGCCGCGGGGCGGACCCGATCTATGAAGCGATTTTCAAGCATCCGTTCGTCCGCGGCATCGCGGAAGGCACGCTCCAAAGCGAACAGTTGATTCATTACGTCAAGCAGGATTTCGAATATCTGAACGCGTACATGCGCATCTACGGCATCGCGATCTCCCGCTGCGAACAGCGCGAGCATATTCAGATGTTCAACGAACAGATCGCTTTTATCCTCAACAGCGAAATCCATCCGCACCAAAACTTCTGCGAGCGCGCCGGCGTGACGTACGAAGAGATGCAGGGCTATCCGCTTGCCCCGTCGGCGCACCATTACACCCGCCACATGCTGAACGCGGCCCATGAAGGCACGCTGGAAGACATTCTGGCGGCGCTGCTGCCGTGTCCGTGGACGTACGCGGAGATCGGGCAGCGCCTGCTGGACGAAGTGAAGCCGGGTCCGGAGCATCCGTTCTACGACTGGATGCATTTCTACGGCAGCCGCGAAGCGGGCGTGACGGACAAGATGCGGGAGCTGCTCGATCAATGGGCGGAGCCGCTGAGCGAAGCGCGCAAACGCAAACTCAAAGAGCAGTTCGACGCCAGCTGCCGGCTGGAGTACATGTTCTGGGACATGGCGTATCGCCTGGAGGAATGGCCGGTCTAGGTCTGGCCGGGCGTACACGCGAAGCGGATGTCATCACGAAATCGGGAGGCTGACGAGGATGGAACAGGAAATGGGGCAGCTGCTGCGGCGGCTGCGCAGCGAACGGCCGCTGGTACATAACATCACGAATACGGTGGTCACGAACTTTACGGCCAACGGCCTGCTGGCGCTCGGTGCGTCGCCGGTCATGGCTTATGCGCGCGAGGAAGTCGCGGACATGGCGCGCGTCTCGGGCGCGCTGGTGCTCAATCTCGGCACGCTG
This genomic window contains:
- the tenA gene encoding thiaminase II codes for the protein MSFTEQLRRGADPIYEAIFKHPFVRGIAEGTLQSEQLIHYVKQDFEYLNAYMRIYGIAISRCEQREHIQMFNEQIAFILNSEIHPHQNFCERAGVTYEEMQGYPLAPSAHHYTRHMLNAAHEGTLEDILAALLPCPWTYAEIGQRLLDEVKPGPEHPFYDWMHFYGSREAGVTDKMRELLDQWAEPLSEARKRKLKEQFDASCRLEYMFWDMAYRLEEWPV